The genomic region TCTGGTAAAGGTCATTTGTAATAATGACTTACCTAATCCTAGCATATCATGGAATTGCTTAGGAAATGACTGTTTACTTACTGGCCAGAATCGGGAACCGACTCCACCGGCCATTATAACTGCATATTTATTACTCATTCTTAACTTTTTAAAACTTCTACCTGAACATTGGGCTGGAAAAGATATACTTTACCACTCTCAATTTCTAAGCATTCATATCGCTTGCGCAGCTTTTTACCTTTCTGGAATTTGCGTCCATTATCAGTGGCAAAAATAGCGCCTTGCATTAACTCAAATATATAATTTTTATCAGTGGCAGCATCATACTTTTTAAGAGCTACACTTAAATGTGCATCAGTATCACTACTGGCTGTTGGATTTTTAAAATGTCTGGCCAGTAAAGGCAAAACGTCATTGGGAAAAATATCTGGTCTTAAAAATGGTAGCATTAAATGTTGAAAGGTATGCTTCCACTCTACTCCATGTGGTTTAATAGCTCTACCATACTTTTTGAAAGCAATTAAATGAGCTATCTCGTGAACTAATGTTACTAAAAAACGATACTGATTTAAGTTTGCGTTAATGGTAATGCGGTGAGATCCATCTGGTAGTGGTCTATAATCACCATGCCTAGTCTTACGTTCATTTACAATTTTAAGATGAACAGCATTCATCTCTAGCAATTGTGTTAAAGGCATTACAGCAAGTCGTGGTATGTACTTTTCTAAAACCGACACTAATAATTGAATACTTAAATGAATTACAATTTAGGCATGAAAAACAGGATAATAAAAAGAAATTGAGCTTAGTTATTAAGAAACTTTGTAAAAACATATAAAAGCAAAAATCCCATCTAGATTACTAGATGGGATTTTAAATATTTAATAATAGGTCATCAGTAATTATAACCGTAGATCTTATCTACCTAATTACTTCTTACCTTTCTTTTGCTCTTCTTGTTGTGCTTGCGCCTGCTCCATAATCTCGCTCATTTTAGAAGCAAAACGTCCTTTCTTTTTCTTAGGTGCTGCTTTTGCTTTTTCAATTTTAGCAAGTACTTTATCTTCTTTGATTACAAAGTTTTTAATTACTAGCATAATACCTATGGTAATTAAGTTAGAAACAAAGTAGTACAATGAT from Nonlabens arenilitoris harbors:
- a CDS encoding SprT-like domain-containing protein gives rise to the protein MPLTQLLEMNAVHLKIVNERKTRHGDYRPLPDGSHRITINANLNQYRFLVTLVHEIAHLIAFKKYGRAIKPHGVEWKHTFQHLMLPFLRPDIFPNDVLPLLARHFKNPTASSDTDAHLSVALKKYDAATDKNYIFELMQGAIFATDNGRKFQKGKKLRKRYECLEIESGKVYLFQPNVQVEVLKS